One window of the Longimicrobium terrae genome contains the following:
- a CDS encoding PBP1A family penicillin-binding protein, which translates to MATEWKKYTAPGLWKQRTMSAWARLRGAWRNPAERKLVIGLGVLGLAACGTGGITAAWTRACAGTCPNAEQVASFAPRQASLVLDARGGVLGQFYRERRTLVDIDSLPRIVYMSFVAIEDRRFFEHEGVDLRRMVAAVRDNVIRGWGGPGGSTISMQLARNLFPQQLPADEKSVRRKVAEIKLAMQMERRFDKRRILELYLNHIYLGAGAYGVEAAARTYFGKSARELNYLEAATLAGLPQAPTAYNPRQHPERSERRRNRVLEAMHDAGLITAAQLEEGQRTPLALSPPGGAFKAPYFVETVRRELEDQFGELLYTGGLRIHTGIDPVLQAQAEQGLENQLERIEKGEYGGFSGPTYASFTAGLRPGQSVTHTPYLQGLVVVMDPRSGLIRAMVGGRDFRQSQFNRATQAQRQPGSSFKPFVYAAALENGRSPLSGISDGPLSIADGNGVWTPKNYDGTYGGWTSLRSALRNSRNLATIRLGRETGIAKLRDLVARTGIRSRIPGYPSVYIGSAGVYPVDLISAYSSFGNGGWRVEPRYVQRVDDHRGRVLWEPAPPPRRAMDPGIAWIMTDMLREVVDRGTGTLARDDATGLSYDVPAAGKTGTTNDAADIWFVGYTPDLLAGVWVGFDNPHTIMSGATGGTMAVPVWARVMRTAYANRKPPAAWPRPSDVVERRFSGRMVLSSECGGGTEDLFSARHLPEVGCPVREAAPMIFVDPTPELPGRPVFPGQPRVPRPEDYVTPGAEGGRKP; encoded by the coding sequence GTGGCGACTGAGTGGAAGAAGTACACGGCCCCGGGGCTGTGGAAGCAGCGGACAATGAGCGCCTGGGCCCGCCTGCGCGGCGCCTGGCGCAACCCCGCGGAGCGCAAGCTGGTGATTGGCCTGGGCGTGCTGGGGCTGGCCGCGTGCGGCACCGGCGGCATTACCGCGGCGTGGACCCGCGCCTGCGCCGGCACCTGCCCCAACGCCGAACAGGTGGCCAGCTTTGCCCCGCGCCAGGCCAGCCTGGTTCTGGACGCGCGCGGCGGCGTGCTGGGCCAGTTCTACCGCGAGCGCCGCACCCTGGTGGACATCGATTCGCTGCCCAGGATCGTCTACATGTCGTTCGTGGCGATCGAGGACCGGCGCTTCTTTGAGCACGAGGGCGTGGACCTGCGCCGCATGGTGGCCGCCGTGCGCGACAACGTCATCCGCGGCTGGGGCGGCCCGGGCGGCAGCACCATCAGCATGCAGCTGGCCCGCAACCTGTTCCCGCAGCAGCTGCCGGCCGATGAAAAGAGCGTGCGCCGCAAGGTGGCCGAAATCAAGCTGGCCATGCAGATGGAGCGCCGTTTTGACAAGCGCCGCATTCTGGAACTGTACCTGAACCACATCTACCTGGGCGCCGGCGCGTACGGGGTGGAGGCGGCCGCGCGCACCTACTTCGGCAAGAGCGCGCGCGAGCTCAACTACCTGGAGGCCGCCACCCTGGCCGGCCTTCCGCAGGCGCCCACGGCGTACAATCCCCGCCAGCACCCGGAACGCAGCGAGCGCCGCCGCAACCGCGTGCTTGAGGCCATGCACGACGCGGGTCTCATCACCGCCGCGCAGCTGGAAGAGGGCCAGCGCACCCCGCTGGCCCTGTCGCCTCCGGGCGGCGCCTTCAAGGCCCCGTACTTCGTGGAAACGGTGCGCCGCGAACTGGAAGACCAGTTCGGCGAACTGCTGTACACCGGCGGCCTGCGCATTCACACCGGCATCGACCCCGTCCTGCAGGCCCAGGCCGAGCAGGGGCTTGAAAACCAGCTCGAGCGCATTGAAAAGGGCGAGTACGGCGGCTTCAGCGGGCCCACGTACGCCAGCTTCACCGCCGGGCTGCGTCCCGGGCAGTCGGTGACGCACACGCCGTATCTGCAGGGACTCGTGGTCGTCATGGATCCGCGCAGCGGGCTGATCCGGGCGATGGTGGGCGGCCGCGACTTCCGGCAGTCGCAGTTCAACCGCGCCACGCAGGCGCAGCGGCAGCCGGGCTCCTCCTTCAAGCCGTTCGTGTACGCCGCCGCGCTGGAAAACGGCCGCTCGCCGCTGTCGGGCATCAGCGACGGGCCGCTCAGCATCGCCGACGGCAACGGGGTGTGGACCCCCAAGAACTACGACGGCACCTACGGCGGATGGACGTCGCTGCGGTCGGCGCTGCGCAACTCGCGCAACCTGGCCACCATCCGCCTGGGGCGCGAGACGGGGATCGCCAAGCTGCGCGACCTGGTGGCGCGCACGGGAATCCGCAGCCGCATTCCGGGCTATCCGTCCGTCTACATCGGCAGCGCCGGCGTGTATCCCGTGGACCTGATCAGCGCCTACTCGTCGTTCGGCAACGGCGGATGGCGGGTGGAGCCGCGGTACGTGCAGCGCGTGGACGACCACCGGGGACGGGTGCTGTGGGAGCCGGCGCCGCCGCCGCGCCGGGCCATGGACCCCGGCATCGCATGGATCATGACCGACATGCTGCGCGAAGTGGTGGACCGGGGGACGGGAACGCTGGCCCGCGACGACGCCACGGGGCTCAGCTACGACGTCCCCGCGGCGGGCAAGACGGGAACGACGAATGACGCGGCGGACATCTGGTTCGTCGGATACACGCCGGACCTGCTGGCGGGCGTGTGGGTGGGCTTCGACAACCCGCACACCATCATGAGCGGGGCCACGGGCGGCACCATGGCGGTGCCGGTATGGGCGCGGGTTATGCGTACGGCGTACGCAAACCGGAAGCCTCCGGCGGCCTGGCCGCGCCCCTCCGACGTGGTGGAGCGGCGCTTTTCCGGCCGCATGGTGCTGAGCTCGGAGTGCGGCGGCGGCACGGAGGACCTGTTCTCCGCGCGCCACCTTCCCGAGGTGGGGTGCCCCGTGCGCGAGGCGGCGCCCATGATCTTCGTGGACCCCACCCCCGAGCTTCCGGGACGGCCCGTGTTCCCCGGCCAGCCGCGCGTGCCCCGGCCGGAAGACTATGTCACTCCGGGCGCGGAGGGCGGACGAAAGCCCTGA